From the genome of Bubalus bubalis isolate 160015118507 breed Murrah chromosome 2, NDDB_SH_1, whole genome shotgun sequence, one region includes:
- the LOC112578478 gene encoding thymosin beta-4-like, which produces MAEIEKSNKSKLKKTEMQEKNPLPSKETIEREKQAGKS; this is translated from the coding sequence ATGGCTGAGATTGAGAAGTCCAATAAATCgaaattgaagaaaacagaaatgcaagAGAAAAATCCACTGCCTTCAAAAGAAACTATTGAACGGGAGAAGCAAGCAGGCAAGTCGTAA